From Draconibacterium halophilum, one genomic window encodes:
- a CDS encoding beta-phosphoglucomutase family hydrolase gives MNKNLSFEAVIFDMDGVITKTALTHAAAWKKMFDEYLQKRVQEHGEKFVEFTHEADYLPYVDGKPRYKGVASFLESRGIDIPFGDASDTPDMETVCGLGNRKNIAFNEVLEKEGAEVYPSTEALIYELKSAGIKLGVASSSKNCKPVLERVNLLDVFDARVDGVVSAELGLHGKPEPDIFTSACDIVNKAYNKSIVVEDAVSGVQAGIKGKFGLTIGIARENNVKELKEAGAHIVVEDIEEISGIDGLNKIFTQFNK, from the coding sequence ATGAATAAAAATCTGAGTTTTGAAGCAGTAATTTTCGACATGGATGGGGTTATAACCAAAACCGCATTAACACATGCTGCCGCCTGGAAAAAAATGTTTGACGAGTACCTTCAAAAGCGGGTACAAGAACACGGCGAAAAATTTGTTGAATTCACTCATGAAGCGGATTATCTGCCTTACGTTGATGGAAAACCAAGATACAAAGGCGTTGCGTCTTTTCTGGAATCACGCGGCATCGATATCCCTTTTGGAGACGCTTCTGATACTCCTGATATGGAAACAGTTTGCGGATTAGGTAACCGAAAAAACATAGCGTTTAACGAAGTCCTGGAGAAAGAAGGCGCCGAAGTTTACCCATCAACAGAAGCATTAATCTATGAATTAAAATCGGCAGGAATTAAACTGGGAGTAGCATCGTCGAGCAAAAATTGTAAACCGGTATTGGAGCGTGTTAATTTGTTGGACGTTTTTGATGCCAGAGTTGACGGTGTAGTATCCGCTGAGCTCGGTTTGCACGGAAAACCCGAACCCGATATTTTTACTTCAGCTTGTGATATAGTTAATAAAGCATACAATAAATCGATTGTTGTTGAAGATGCAGTTTCTGGTGTTCAAGCCGGAATCAAAGGGAAGTTCGGATTAACCATTGGCATTGCCCGCGAAAACAATGTAAAAGAATTGAAGGAAGCAGGAGCTCATATTGTTGTTGAGGATATAGAGGAGATTAGTGGCATCGATGGTTTGAACAAAATATTTACCCAATTTAATAAATGA
- a CDS encoding bifunctional alpha,alpha-trehalose-phosphate synthase (UDP-forming)/trehalose-phosphatase, translated as MKRLFMISNRLPLVVNDNNGDKELIPYGDRFDTGLRNFYRSFDIKWVGRAGINIDEINESEKQYIDNKFRSENCIPIYLDRQLNSEFIEGFCDNTIWPVFNYFIETSRYNPDFWESYKEVNQIYADAIVKYITEDDIIWVHDYHLMLLPKLIREKMPNVSIGYFQHIPFPSFEVFRLLPWRMELLEGILEADLVGFHTYDYQRHFMSCVRRLLGLETIFNRIRLDERVVKVDAFPKGVDFEFFNNTAQELATNKEAQHSDIRMELQEFLKRDKERKIILSIDRLDYTKGIPDRIKAFELFLNKYPEYKEKVSLFLFVRPSRENVLDYRELKKQMDELVGRINGMYGSISWMPIWYFYRTTDRMEALELYSSADIALITPTRDGMNLVAKEYLASRYDKTGVLILSEMAGAAKELGESLIVNPNSRVDVAEAIYQALNMSKSEQVERNSALQKRLKIYNEERWANDFINSLEGVKKLQESNYTRKVTNQFIKKLVEKYKSSKKRIIFLDYDGTLTGFHNDPQKAMPDEELYGIMEKLTSNKNNTIVVISGRDKETLSKWFKKYYDNLAFIAEHGVWNKNPGSEWTMSSQIDKEWMDIIEPVLQNFVDRTPRSFIEYKNYSIVWHYRHADPDMGQQRAWELKDDLKNYIANLNLEIMDGDMVIEIKNAGINKGMAALNKLGKENFDFILALGDDWTDEYTFNSMPDSAYTIKVGTKTTAAHYYINDVKSVRSLLKHLES; from the coding sequence ATGAAACGTTTATTCATGATTTCAAACAGGTTGCCTTTGGTAGTAAATGATAATAACGGGGACAAAGAGCTGATTCCGTATGGTGATAGATTTGATACAGGATTGCGTAATTTTTACCGTTCGTTTGACATAAAATGGGTGGGCCGTGCAGGTATAAACATCGATGAGATTAACGAATCGGAGAAACAATATATCGACAACAAATTCAGATCAGAAAACTGCATACCTATTTATCTGGATCGGCAATTAAACAGTGAATTTATTGAAGGTTTTTGCGACAATACAATCTGGCCCGTTTTTAACTATTTTATCGAAACATCACGTTATAATCCCGATTTCTGGGAATCGTACAAAGAAGTGAACCAAATTTATGCTGATGCAATTGTAAAGTACATCACCGAAGACGATATTATTTGGGTACACGACTATCATTTAATGCTGTTACCAAAACTAATAAGGGAGAAAATGCCCAATGTTTCTATTGGTTATTTTCAACACATCCCATTTCCATCGTTTGAAGTTTTCAGGTTGTTACCGTGGCGAATGGAGTTACTGGAAGGAATTCTGGAAGCCGATCTTGTTGGGTTTCACACCTACGATTATCAGCGACATTTCATGAGTTGTGTTAGACGGCTACTCGGCCTCGAAACCATTTTTAACCGTATTCGCCTTGATGAGCGTGTGGTAAAAGTTGATGCTTTTCCAAAAGGTGTTGATTTCGAATTCTTTAATAACACGGCTCAGGAATTGGCTACCAACAAAGAAGCTCAGCATTCTGACATTAGAATGGAGCTGCAGGAGTTTTTAAAAAGAGACAAAGAGCGAAAAATTATACTATCGATTGACAGACTGGACTACACCAAAGGAATTCCGGACAGGATAAAAGCTTTTGAATTATTCCTCAACAAGTACCCGGAATATAAGGAAAAAGTAAGCTTGTTTTTATTTGTGAGACCATCGCGCGAAAATGTGCTTGATTACCGCGAACTAAAAAAACAAATGGACGAGCTGGTTGGCCGAATAAATGGTATGTACGGCTCGATAAGCTGGATGCCTATCTGGTATTTTTATCGTACCACCGACCGCATGGAAGCTCTGGAGTTATATTCCAGTGCCGATATTGCATTAATAACGCCTACCAGAGATGGTATGAATTTGGTTGCAAAAGAATACCTGGCAAGCAGATACGATAAAACCGGCGTTTTAATATTGAGCGAAATGGCAGGGGCAGCAAAAGAATTGGGAGAGTCTCTTATCGTAAACCCGAATAGCCGTGTTGATGTAGCTGAAGCCATTTACCAAGCTTTAAACATGAGCAAGTCGGAGCAGGTAGAACGTAACTCGGCACTGCAAAAAAGATTGAAAATCTACAATGAGGAACGGTGGGCCAACGATTTTATTAATAGCCTTGAAGGAGTAAAGAAACTGCAGGAATCGAATTACACCCGGAAAGTTACCAATCAATTTATTAAAAAGTTGGTTGAAAAATATAAAAGCAGCAAAAAGCGAATCATTTTCCTGGATTACGATGGCACATTGACCGGATTTCATAACGACCCGCAAAAAGCCATGCCCGACGAAGAACTGTATGGAATTATGGAGAAGCTGACGTCGAATAAAAATAATACGATTGTTGTTATTAGTGGTCGCGATAAAGAAACTTTATCAAAATGGTTTAAGAAATACTATGATAATCTGGCATTTATTGCCGAACATGGAGTTTGGAATAAGAATCCCGGATCGGAGTGGACCATGAGCAGCCAGATTGATAAAGAATGGATGGACATTATTGAACCGGTATTGCAAAATTTTGTAGATCGTACTCCACGATCGTTTATCGAATATAAAAACTATTCGATAGTGTGGCACTATCGGCATGCCGACCCTGACATGGGCCAACAAAGAGCCTGGGAGCTGAAAGATGATCTGAAAAATTACATCGCCAACCTAAATCTTGAAATTATGGACGGTGATATGGTAATTGAAATAAAAAATGCCGGCATCAATAAAGGGATGGCAGCATTAAACAAACTTGGGAAAGAAAACTTTGATTTTATACTCGCCCTTGGCGACGACTGGACGGATGAATATACATTTAATTCCATGCCCGATTCGGCTTATACCATCAAAGTAGGCACAAAAACCACAGCAGCTCATTATTACATAAACGATGTAAAAAGTGTTAGAAGTTTATTGAAACACCTTGAGAGTTAA
- a CDS encoding glycoside hydrolase family 15 protein has protein sequence MDNLNYAVIGNCKTAALISVKGSIDWLCIPDFNSPSVFAKLLDDEIGGSFDIVTDESYEITQQYVKNTNIVSTVFRSGDNSFEVLDFIPRFKNTDNTYHIPSEIVRYIRFISGTPVFTVRFNPRLDYAKQPTKIVDEGEYIKSFTTKGDYDSIYLYSDLNFEDIIEQRQIQLKEDAFLMLSYDEKILNQTLERQYFKLQKTEVYWLDWTYNLTSYAMYNEEIKRSALVLKLLSYQKTGAFLAAVTTSLPESLGEERNWDYRFCWIRDASMAIHIMSKLGHLNTVKRFMKFIIDIIPDKDEKIQIMYGINREKQLQEEELDHLKGYKNSAPVRIGNAAYLQKQNDIYGVLVDVIYQQFIRFKITLETSEALWTIVRGIVRIVENNWHKPDKGIWEIRTEEKHFTFSKVLCWVAINRAIKIAKVIHKKKYLNDWQKLADTIKDNILENAWNEERQAFTQSYGSSYMDAANLLMASYGFIDAKDKRYIETVKQTEKELCYNGLLYRYKNEDDFGLPTSSFTICTFWFINALNSIGERDKAKKMFDQLLKYSNHVGLFSEDLDFKTKELLGNFPQAYSHLALIETAINLSEGELTEKEEILGSILH, from the coding sequence ATGGACAATTTAAATTATGCCGTTATAGGAAATTGTAAAACGGCAGCTTTGATTTCCGTGAAAGGTTCGATCGATTGGTTATGCATTCCTGATTTTAATTCGCCTTCGGTATTTGCAAAATTGCTTGATGATGAGATCGGGGGGAGTTTTGATATTGTTACCGATGAAAGCTACGAAATCACTCAACAGTATGTGAAAAATACCAATATTGTTTCAACTGTTTTTAGAAGTGGTGACAATAGTTTTGAAGTGTTGGATTTTATTCCTCGCTTCAAAAATACCGACAACACTTATCATATTCCTTCAGAAATAGTTCGGTATATTAGGTTTATTTCTGGTACCCCGGTTTTTACTGTCCGGTTTAATCCGAGATTGGATTATGCCAAGCAACCCACAAAAATTGTTGATGAAGGCGAATACATAAAAAGCTTTACAACCAAGGGCGATTACGACTCAATATACCTGTACAGCGATTTAAATTTCGAGGACATTATTGAGCAAAGGCAAATTCAACTAAAAGAAGATGCTTTTCTAATGCTTTCGTACGATGAAAAAATCCTGAATCAAACGCTCGAAAGGCAATATTTCAAATTACAAAAAACGGAGGTGTATTGGTTAGACTGGACCTATAACCTGACATCTTATGCCATGTATAATGAAGAAATAAAAAGAAGCGCTTTGGTGTTGAAACTTTTAAGTTACCAAAAAACCGGTGCTTTTTTAGCTGCTGTAACCACGTCGTTGCCTGAATCGCTTGGCGAAGAACGTAACTGGGATTACCGTTTCTGTTGGATTCGTGATGCTTCAATGGCCATTCATATAATGTCGAAGTTGGGGCATTTGAACACGGTAAAACGTTTCATGAAGTTTATTATAGATATCATTCCCGACAAGGATGAGAAAATACAGATCATGTACGGTATAAACCGCGAAAAACAGTTACAAGAAGAAGAGCTTGATCATTTAAAAGGCTATAAAAACTCAGCACCTGTTCGGATAGGAAACGCTGCGTATCTTCAAAAACAAAACGATATTTATGGTGTGTTGGTTGATGTAATCTATCAACAATTTATACGCTTCAAAATCACCCTGGAGACCAGCGAAGCTTTGTGGACTATAGTAAGAGGCATCGTGCGAATTGTAGAAAACAATTGGCACAAGCCCGATAAGGGAATCTGGGAAATACGGACAGAAGAAAAGCATTTCACATTTTCAAAAGTGTTGTGTTGGGTTGCTATCAACCGTGCTATTAAAATTGCAAAAGTCATTCACAAAAAAAAATACCTAAACGACTGGCAAAAACTAGCCGATACAATTAAAGACAACATCCTTGAGAATGCGTGGAATGAAGAGAGACAGGCGTTTACTCAGTCTTATGGTTCCAGTTATATGGATGCTGCAAACCTGTTAATGGCATCTTATGGATTTATTGATGCGAAAGACAAAAGATATATTGAAACAGTAAAACAAACAGAAAAAGAATTGTGCTATAACGGATTACTGTACCGTTATAAAAATGAAGATGATTTTGGGCTGCCAACATCTTCCTTCACCATTTGTACTTTTTGGTTTATCAATGCCTTAAATTCTATTGGTGAGCGCGATAAAGCCAAAAAGATGTTTGATCAGCTGTTGAAATATAGTAATCATGTAGGTTTATTTAGCGAAGATCTGGATTTTAAAACCAAGGAACTACTTGGTAATTTTCCGCAGGCTTATTCACATTTGGCTTTAATTGAAACGGCCATCAATCTTTCGGAAGGAGAATTAACCGAAAAAGAAGAAATTCTGGGATCGATTCTACATTAA
- a CDS encoding bifunctional alpha,alpha-trehalose-phosphate synthase (UDP-forming)/trehalose-phosphatase — protein MDWLAGPDAQHKKEEKEVTGLLETEQCLPVFLNEELISMYYEGYSNSTLWPLFHYFTEFAEFKSTYWDAYLKVNEMFAEAIIENAQENDRVWVHDYQLLLVPNILRQRRPDLKIGFFLHIPFPSYEIIRTLPQREEIISGLLGADLIGFHTYDYARHFISSVKRLVGYDVEFNQIKLENRQVFIDVFPMGIDYEKFENLANEVQSKSIQERSKVHQDIDQFLMRMPDRKLILSIDRLDYTKGIPHRLKAYRHFLKTHPEFVEKVSLIMLTVPSRIDVEQYQNLKNEVDILVGNINGEFGTMNWTPVIYFYRSMPFENLIELYSSADVALLTPLRDGMNLVAKEYIAAKVNQKGMLVLSEMAGAAKELGEAISVNPNNFADTAEAIYTALKMPDEDRINKMRAMQRRIKRYDIHKWASEFMKTLDSTIAKQSSYQARKISESLHNKIVKDFKKAKSKVLFLDYDGTLQRYFDKPQAAAPDNELYNLLDQIVKMENVHLVLVSGRDRNTIESWFGNKNYNLIAEHGAWERKTGENWLDKKTLDSDWKEKIHPILESFVDSTAGSLIEEKDYSLVWHYRKADIELGVLRALELRHTLSNLILNQEVEIIEGKKLIEIKASGINKGTAALEFLKGKSADFVLAFGDGTTDEFLFKVLPENSYAVKVGSENSIADYYVANYKEVRNFLKDLLK, from the coding sequence ATGGATTGGCTGGCCGGGCCTGATGCCCAACACAAAAAAGAAGAGAAAGAAGTGACCGGTTTGCTTGAAACCGAACAGTGCCTCCCGGTATTTTTGAATGAAGAGCTTATATCAATGTATTACGAAGGTTATAGCAATTCTACGTTGTGGCCTTTATTTCATTATTTTACCGAGTTTGCCGAGTTTAAGAGCACATATTGGGATGCCTATTTAAAGGTAAATGAAATGTTTGCTGAAGCTATTATTGAAAACGCTCAGGAAAACGATAGAGTTTGGGTACACGATTACCAGTTATTGCTGGTTCCGAACATTCTGCGGCAGCGACGCCCTGATCTTAAAATCGGGTTTTTTCTGCACATTCCATTCCCATCTTACGAGATCATTCGCACATTGCCCCAACGAGAAGAGATTATTTCAGGTTTGCTGGGTGCCGATCTCATCGGATTTCATACTTACGATTATGCCCGACACTTTATTAGTTCGGTAAAAAGGCTGGTTGGCTACGATGTCGAATTTAACCAGATAAAACTGGAAAATCGTCAGGTTTTTATTGACGTGTTTCCAATGGGAATTGATTATGAAAAATTCGAAAATCTGGCGAACGAAGTACAAAGTAAGTCTATTCAGGAGCGTTCAAAAGTTCATCAGGATATCGACCAGTTTTTAATGCGGATGCCCGACAGAAAACTGATCTTGTCGATTGACAGGCTTGATTATACCAAAGGAATTCCGCACCGTTTGAAAGCATATCGTCATTTTTTAAAAACACATCCGGAGTTTGTTGAAAAAGTATCACTGATTATGCTTACTGTTCCATCGAGAATTGATGTGGAGCAATATCAGAATCTGAAGAATGAAGTAGATATTCTGGTAGGAAATATTAATGGAGAGTTTGGTACAATGAACTGGACGCCGGTAATATACTTTTACCGATCAATGCCTTTCGAAAATCTTATTGAGTTGTACAGTTCGGCCGATGTGGCATTGTTAACACCTTTAAGAGATGGAATGAACCTTGTAGCGAAGGAGTACATTGCTGCCAAAGTAAATCAGAAAGGAATGCTTGTTTTGAGCGAAATGGCCGGGGCAGCAAAAGAACTTGGCGAAGCGATTTCGGTTAATCCAAACAACTTTGCCGATACCGCCGAAGCCATTTATACCGCACTAAAAATGCCCGATGAAGACCGGATAAATAAAATGCGCGCCATGCAACGCCGGATTAAGCGATATGATATTCATAAATGGGCATCGGAATTTATGAAAACTCTGGACTCAACGATTGCAAAACAATCCAGTTATCAGGCAAGAAAAATATCCGAGAGCTTACACAATAAAATCGTGAAGGATTTCAAGAAAGCCAAGTCGAAAGTTTTGTTTTTGGATTACGATGGCACTTTACAACGTTATTTCGACAAGCCGCAAGCCGCAGCACCTGATAATGAATTGTACAATCTACTCGACCAAATCGTGAAAATGGAGAATGTCCATTTGGTTCTTGTTAGCGGACGCGACCGCAATACCATAGAATCATGGTTTGGTAATAAAAATTATAATCTTATTGCCGAGCATGGTGCGTGGGAACGAAAAACCGGTGAAAACTGGCTGGATAAAAAAACACTGGACTCAGACTGGAAAGAAAAGATCCACCCGATTCTTGAGTCTTTTGTTGATAGTACTGCCGGAAGTTTGATTGAAGAAAAGGATTATTCACTGGTATGGCACTACCGAAAAGCCGACATTGAATTGGGAGTATTACGAGCACTGGAATTACGTCATACCTTATCGAACCTAATTCTTAACCAGGAAGTTGAAATAATTGAAGGGAAAAAACTCATTGAAATAAAGGCAAGTGGTATTAACAAAGGTACTGCAGCTCTGGAATTTCTTAAAGGCAAATCGGCAGATTTTGTCCTCGCTTTCGGTGACGGAACTACCGATGAATTTTTGTTTAAAGTGCTTCCTGAGAATTCTTATGCCGTAAAAGTTGGATCCGAAAACTCTATTGCAGATTATTACGTGGCTAATTACAAAGAGGTGCGTAATTTCTTAAAGGACCTTCTAAAATAA
- the kamA gene encoding lysine 2,3-aminomutase, which yields MIYNNRQQTIAHKIETKAQLSKWKDWRWQLRHSIKTLEKFEELLGVKFEDEEREKLEETFEKFPLSITPYYLSLINKQDFKNDPVFKQSFGGIEELTTLKSELEDPLSEDSDSPVEGITHRYPDRVLFHVSNICSMYCRHCTRKRKVGDIDYVPSKEQLQKGLDYIANTPHVRDVLLSGGDPFMLPDDKIDWLLSEITKIPHVEIVRIGTRMPVVLPYRITDNLVSILKKYQPLWINTHFNHPKEITASSKEALAKLADGGFPLGNQSVLLADVNDCPRIMKSLLHKLVENRVRPYYLYQCDLSEGLSHFRTPIGKGIEIMESLIGHTSGFARPTYVVDAPGGGGKIPVMPNYIISWSTNKVVLRNYEGVITTYKEPDSYEAKLCDRDCENCNLDLKVEEGVEEDIIGIEKLLSDTDDAISLIPEDNERMTRRDEDAG from the coding sequence ATGATTTATAATAACAGACAACAGACAATTGCCCACAAAATTGAAACAAAAGCACAACTTTCGAAATGGAAAGATTGGAGGTGGCAATTACGGCACTCCATAAAAACATTGGAAAAGTTTGAAGAACTCTTAGGCGTTAAATTTGAAGACGAAGAAAGGGAAAAACTGGAAGAAACATTTGAAAAATTCCCTTTGTCGATAACGCCTTATTATCTTTCACTTATTAATAAACAAGATTTTAAAAACGATCCTGTTTTTAAACAATCGTTTGGCGGAATTGAAGAACTTACTACTCTAAAATCAGAATTGGAAGATCCGTTATCAGAAGATAGTGATAGTCCGGTTGAAGGAATAACCCATCGTTATCCCGACCGCGTATTATTCCACGTAAGTAATATTTGCTCGATGTATTGCCGCCACTGCACCCGTAAACGAAAAGTTGGCGATATCGATTATGTTCCATCAAAGGAACAACTGCAAAAAGGGCTTGACTATATTGCCAATACCCCGCATGTAAGAGATGTATTACTATCAGGAGGCGACCCATTTATGTTGCCAGATGATAAAATCGACTGGTTATTATCCGAAATTACTAAAATTCCACATGTGGAAATCGTTAGGATTGGAACAAGAATGCCGGTGGTACTTCCTTATCGTATTACCGATAACCTGGTTTCGATTTTGAAGAAATACCAGCCGCTTTGGATTAATACACACTTTAATCATCCGAAAGAAATTACAGCTTCATCAAAAGAAGCTTTGGCAAAATTGGCCGATGGCGGATTTCCTTTGGGCAACCAATCGGTTCTTTTGGCCGATGTGAACGACTGTCCGAGAATTATGAAATCACTGCTTCATAAGCTTGTAGAAAACAGGGTGAGACCTTATTACCTATACCAGTGCGACCTTTCAGAAGGATTATCACATTTCAGAACTCCGATTGGAAAAGGTATTGAAATAATGGAAAGCCTTATTGGGCATACCAGCGGTTTTGCCCGCCCAACCTATGTGGTTGACGCACCGGGTGGCGGAGGTAAAATTCCGGTAATGCCAAATTATATTATTTCATGGTCGACCAATAAAGTAGTATTACGTAACTACGAAGGAGTAATAACAACATATAAAGAACCCGATTCGTACGAAGCAAAATTGTGCGACAGGGATTGTGAAAATTGCAACCTCGACCTAAAAGTTGAAGAAGGAGTAGAGGAAGATATAATTGGAATTGAAAAATTATTATCGGATACCGACGATGCAATATCGTTGATACCCGAAGACAATGAACGAATGACAAGAAGGGATGAAGATGCAGGATAA
- the ablB gene encoding putative beta-lysine N-acetyltransferase, which yields MQDKIEKLGNGSIIQHGQLNDRVYLMKLDSTDCPSTILEEINNLARKNKYSKIICKIPDHAAPVFLSGGFLPEAQIPAFYNDSVAAFFVSKFLNSDRLLDIETDQLNDLSEMLKTQDSITPRNGKNNADITVRKLEKEDYEQITDIYREVFVTYPFPIYNPGYILKTFQNGTQYFGAESGGKLIALASAEVDEEGKNAEMTDFATLPNQRGKNLSVLLLNTLEKSMKKQGINTLYTMARLNSVGMTRTFLKMDYCYSGTLIKNTHIAGKIESMNILYKHI from the coding sequence ATGCAGGATAAGATTGAAAAACTAGGAAACGGAAGCATAATTCAACACGGGCAGCTAAACGACCGTGTTTATCTGATGAAATTAGATAGCACGGATTGCCCATCAACAATTCTTGAGGAAATTAACAACCTGGCAAGAAAAAACAAGTACTCTAAAATAATATGCAAAATACCGGATCATGCAGCTCCGGTATTTCTATCCGGTGGTTTTTTGCCCGAGGCGCAAATACCAGCGTTTTACAACGACAGTGTAGCAGCATTTTTTGTTTCGAAATTCTTAAACTCCGACAGGCTTTTGGATATTGAAACAGATCAGCTTAACGACTTAAGTGAAATGCTAAAAACACAAGATTCTATTACGCCACGAAACGGAAAAAATAATGCTGACATAACAGTGCGGAAATTGGAAAAGGAAGACTATGAACAGATTACGGACATTTACCGCGAGGTATTTGTCACCTATCCATTTCCTATTTACAATCCAGGATATATTCTAAAAACATTTCAGAACGGTACGCAGTATTTCGGAGCAGAATCAGGAGGAAAACTAATTGCACTTGCTTCGGCCGAAGTTGACGAAGAAGGTAAAAATGCAGAAATGACTGATTTTGCCACACTTCCCAACCAACGCGGAAAAAATCTATCAGTGCTTTTGCTAAATACCCTTGAGAAGTCGATGAAAAAGCAGGGAATCAACACCTTGTACACAATGGCCCGGTTAAACTCAGTTGGGATGACAAGAACCTTCCTGAAAATGGATTATTGCTATTCGGGAACCCTGATAAAGAACACACACATTGCAGGGAAAATTGAAAGTATGAACATTTTATATAAACATATCTGA